A genomic stretch from Echeneis naucrates chromosome 6, fEcheNa1.1, whole genome shotgun sequence includes:
- the serinc2l gene encoding serine incorporator 2 — translation MGACLALCSLASCASCLCGSAPCLLCGCCPSSNNSTITRLVFSFFLLLGTLVSVIMILPGMETELRKIPGFCQGGTTIPGIENQANCDVLVGYKSVYRMCFAMTCFFFLFAAIMIQVRSSKDPRAPIQNGFWFFKFLILVGITVGAFFIPDGTFHTVWFYFGLVGSFIFIVIQLILLIDFAHSWNKSWVEKAENGDNKCWFAGLLSFTFLHYALAITAVVLFYIYYTQPDDCTEHKVFISLNLIFCIIVSIVSILPKIQEAQPHSGLLQASLISLYTMYVTWSAMTNNPNRKCNPSLLSLVSNISTTVPSGESTTGQVQWWDAQGIVGLIIFLFCTLYASIRSSSNTQVNKLMQTEENGRSGGEGVVGEDGILRALDNEEEGVTYSYSFFHFHLCLASLYIMMTLTNWYLPDTSTQAMQSSMPAVWVKMSSSWLGLGLYLWTLIAPFIFPDRDFS, via the exons atgGGAGCCTGTCTGGCCTTGTGCTCTTTAGCCAGCTGT GCCTCCTGTCTGTGTGGCTCAGCACCATGTCTTCTATGTGGCTGCTGTCCCTCCTCCAATAACTCCACCATCACACGGCTggttttctccttcttcctgctgcttGGGACCTTGGTGTCTGTCATCATGATCCTTCCTGGGATGGAAACGGAACTCCGCAAA ATCCCAGGATTTTGCCAAGGAGGAACCACAATACCTGGTATTGAAAACCAGGCTAACTGCGATGTCCTTGTGGGCTACAAGTCTGTGTACCGTATGTGCTTCGCCATGACctgcttcttctttctgttcGCCGCCATCATGATTCAAGTCCGTAGCAGTAAAGACCCACGTGCACCTATTCAAAATGG GTTTTGGTTCTTTAAATTTCTGATCCTTGTTGGGATAACAGTGGGAGCTTTTTTCATCCCTGATGGAACATTTCATACTG TGTGGTTTTACTTTGGATTGGTGGGATCCTTCATCTTCATTGTCATCCAACTTATTCTCCTAATTGACTTTGCCCACTCCTGGAACAAGTCATGGgttgaaaaggcagaaaatggagACAACAAATGCTGGTTTGCAG GCCTGCTGTCTTTTACCTTCCTCCACTATGCATTGGCTATCACTGCTGTGGTGCTTTTCTACATTTACTACACACAGCCTGATGACTGCACAGAGCACAAGGTGTTTATCAGCCTCAACCTTATCTTCTGTATCATCGTCTCCATTGTCTCCATCCTACCCAAGATACAG GAGGCTCAGCCCCACTCTGGTTTGCTCCAGGCCTCACTAATCTCCCTCTACACCATGTATGTCACTTGGTCTGCAATGACCAATAATCCAA atCGAAAGTGTAACCCCAGCCTGCTGAGTCTTGTGTCAAACATCAGCACCACCGTACCATCTGGTGAGAGCACTACAGGACAGGTGCAGTGGTGGGATGCCCAGGGCATTGTTGGATTGATTATCTTCCTCTTCTGCACTCTCTATGCCAG CATCCGCTCATCCAGTAACACCCAGGTAAACAAGCTGATGCAGACAGAGGAGAACGGAAGGTCGGGTGGAGAGGGTGTGGTGGGAGAGGATGGCATACTCAGGGCTTTGGacaatgaggaggagggagttaCCTACAGCTACTCATTTTTCCACTTTCACCTTTGTCTGGCCTCGCTGTACATCATGATGACTCTCACCAACTGGTACCT ACCAGACACCAGCACACAGGCCATGCAGAGCAGCATGCCAGCAGTGTGGGTGAAGATGAGCTCCAGCTGGCTGGGCCTTGGGCTCTACCTCTGGACCCTCATTGCCCCTTTCATCTTCCCTGACAGGGATTTCAGCTGA